A portion of the Terriglobales bacterium genome contains these proteins:
- the ileS gene encoding isoleucine--tRNA ligase, with protein MELKATLNLPRTEFAMKANLPQKEPAILARWQETGIYERIREARKGAPIYVLHDGPPYANGSIHLGHALNKCLKDFVVKSKTMAGFDAPYVPGWDCHGLPIEIKVDEKLGKKKLEMDPLRVRQECRAYADNFLNIQREQFQRLGVFGRFDRPYSTMSPDYEAVIVETLFSFLEKDAVYKGLRPVYWCIFDKTALAEAEVEYETHTSPSVWVKYALTSDPAAIDPALKGKKVSTIIWTTTPWTLPASMAVAFHPGIEYVALESGDSVYIVAEALAKATIENTSLTGAQVIARFPGRKLENVTFAHPFLDRKILGVLADYVTTDQGTGAVHTAPSHGADDFYTGAKYKLDQTCNVDEAGRMRNGLPEYEGKTVFQANEPIIELLKKRGVLMAQAKLEHQYPHCWRCHNPVIFRATEQWFIGMESPLEGSTLRQRALDEIKKVKWDPAWGEERISNMIATRPDWCISRQRVWGVPIAVFFCAGKDCNELLRSPQANRAVVELFAREGSDAWYKHDAKEILPAGTKCTKCSGAEFRKEMDIIDVWFESGSSHAAVLGHEPGLPWPADMYLEGSDQYRGWFHSSLLCAVGTRNQSPYRMVVTNGWTLDPEGRPMSKSLGNGVDPVDVAKRLGSEIVRLWVASVDFREDVHASEELMQRVADNYKKVRNTFKNMLGNLYDFNPAEHAVEFSKLEPLDRYALVLTADLTKELRQWYEEFAFHKIYQRLNQFCVVDLSAFYFDVIKDRLYTAATNSQARRSAQTALWQIASALVKLTAPILSFTAEEVWQYLPQGKDWPASVHLARFPAPEEVAGASNWDDAAFRADWAVMLSVRDAALKALEEERKKETIGRSEEAQVTISAAEQAHQVLERNRKHLRELLKVSSVVLEKAASGNGAAAIHVKVARAQGTKCERCWTYSTHVGEDKQYPTVCERCSQALAEMFGPRNEDEIGNKAQN; from the coding sequence GTGGAATTGAAAGCAACCCTCAACCTGCCCCGCACGGAATTTGCCATGAAGGCCAACCTGCCGCAGAAAGAGCCAGCGATACTGGCTCGCTGGCAGGAGACGGGGATCTATGAGCGTATCCGTGAAGCCAGAAAAGGTGCTCCTATCTACGTTTTGCACGATGGGCCGCCGTATGCCAATGGCTCTATTCACCTTGGTCATGCCTTAAACAAATGCTTGAAGGATTTTGTCGTAAAGTCAAAGACTATGGCAGGGTTCGATGCGCCGTATGTCCCGGGCTGGGACTGCCATGGCTTGCCTATTGAGATCAAAGTAGATGAAAAACTGGGCAAGAAAAAGCTGGAGATGGACCCGCTACGGGTCCGGCAGGAATGCCGCGCCTACGCCGACAATTTTCTCAACATTCAGCGTGAGCAATTCCAGCGTTTGGGTGTTTTTGGCCGATTCGACCGGCCCTATTCCACCATGTCACCGGACTACGAAGCGGTGATCGTAGAGACACTTTTTAGCTTCCTGGAAAAAGATGCCGTTTATAAGGGGCTCAGACCGGTTTACTGGTGCATCTTCGATAAAACCGCACTGGCAGAGGCGGAAGTTGAGTATGAAACGCATACCAGCCCGAGCGTGTGGGTAAAGTATGCCCTGACCAGCGATCCCGCAGCCATTGATCCTGCCCTGAAGGGCAAAAAGGTATCCACCATCATCTGGACTACGACCCCATGGACTTTGCCGGCTTCGATGGCGGTAGCTTTTCATCCGGGGATTGAGTATGTGGCCCTCGAAAGCGGCGATTCGGTTTACATTGTGGCTGAAGCGCTGGCTAAGGCGACCATCGAAAACACTTCGCTGACCGGGGCGCAGGTCATTGCCCGCTTCCCCGGACGCAAGCTGGAAAACGTCACCTTCGCGCATCCCTTTTTGGATAGAAAGATTCTCGGGGTCCTCGCCGACTACGTCACGACCGATCAGGGAACGGGCGCGGTGCATACCGCCCCTTCTCACGGCGCGGACGACTTTTATACTGGCGCGAAGTACAAGCTCGACCAGACCTGCAACGTGGATGAAGCCGGCAGAATGCGCAACGGGCTTCCCGAATACGAAGGCAAAACCGTTTTTCAGGCGAACGAACCCATCATCGAGTTGCTGAAGAAGCGGGGCGTACTCATGGCCCAGGCAAAGCTGGAGCACCAGTATCCGCATTGCTGGCGCTGTCATAATCCGGTGATCTTCCGCGCTACCGAGCAGTGGTTTATCGGCATGGAGAGTCCACTCGAGGGTTCAACGTTGCGGCAACGCGCGCTGGATGAAATCAAGAAGGTGAAGTGGGACCCGGCGTGGGGCGAAGAGCGCATCTCCAACATGATTGCGACGCGTCCGGATTGGTGCATCTCACGCCAGCGGGTTTGGGGCGTGCCTATCGCTGTATTTTTCTGCGCCGGGAAAGACTGCAACGAGTTGCTGCGCTCGCCCCAGGCCAACCGCGCTGTGGTCGAGTTATTTGCGCGCGAGGGCTCCGATGCCTGGTACAAGCACGATGCCAAAGAGATCCTCCCTGCGGGGACGAAATGTACGAAGTGTAGCGGCGCAGAGTTCCGCAAAGAGATGGACATCATTGATGTCTGGTTCGAATCGGGCTCAAGCCATGCCGCGGTGCTGGGCCACGAGCCCGGACTTCCCTGGCCTGCCGATATGTACTTGGAAGGCAGCGACCAATATCGCGGCTGGTTCCACTCTTCCCTGCTGTGCGCCGTGGGTACGCGTAATCAATCGCCTTATCGGATGGTGGTTACCAATGGCTGGACGCTCGACCCCGAAGGACGGCCGATGTCAAAGTCGCTGGGCAACGGAGTTGATCCGGTAGATGTCGCCAAGCGCCTGGGCAGCGAGATTGTGCGCCTGTGGGTGGCGTCGGTGGATTTCCGCGAAGACGTGCATGCTTCCGAAGAGCTGATGCAGCGGGTGGCGGACAACTACAAGAAGGTACGCAATACGTTCAAGAACATGCTGGGCAATCTTTACGACTTCAACCCAGCCGAGCACGCGGTGGAATTTTCGAAGCTGGAGCCCCTGGATCGCTATGCGCTGGTTCTGACCGCCGACCTGACAAAAGAACTTCGGCAATGGTACGAAGAGTTTGCCTTTCACAAAATCTACCAGCGGCTGAACCAGTTTTGCGTGGTAGACCTGAGTGCCTTCTATTTTGACGTGATTAAAGACCGTCTCTATACGGCAGCCACCAATTCGCAGGCGCGCCGCTCGGCGCAAACTGCGTTGTGGCAAATTGCCTCGGCGCTCGTCAAACTAACAGCACCGATCCTGAGCTTTACCGCCGAGGAGGTTTGGCAATACCTGCCCCAGGGCAAGGATTGGCCGGCGAGTGTGCATCTGGCGCGGTTTCCAGCACCGGAAGAAGTTGCCGGAGCATCCAATTGGGATGACGCGGCTTTCCGTGCCGATTGGGCGGTGATGCTTTCGGTGCGTGATGCCGCTTTGAAGGCGCTGGAGGAAGAGCGCAAGAAAGAGACGATTGGCCGCAGTGAGGAGGCGCAAGTGACAATCTCGGCGGCGGAGCAGGCCCACCAGGTGCTGGAACGCAATCGTAAGCATTTGCGGGAACTTTTGAAGGTCTCTAGTGTTGTATTAGAAAAGGCAGCCTCTGGGAACGGAGCCGCGGCGATCCACGTTAAGGTGGCTCGGGCGCAGGGGACAAAGTGCGAACGCTGCTGGACGTACTCAACGCATGTGGGAGAAGATAAGCAGTATCCGACGGTATGCGAACGTTGCAGCCAGGCTTTGGCCGAGATGTTTGGCCCACGAAACGAAGATGAAATAGGAAACAAGGCTCAAAATTGA
- a CDS encoding FtsX-like permease family protein: MRRLRMLLRIMFRSATVRRGRAILTLVAIAVAAAVSTALLNLYVDMQAKLHREFRSYGPNVVLSAKEGSSLPADALAVVDREIANRGTAVPVTYATARTPDGSSVVVAAVDMERARKLNTWWSVTAWPSEPNSILIGARALEALSPEGKPFDLIFDGRTMHVSIAGTLRTGGAEDSRVYLSQNDFSAWTGLQPSVIEIGVVGGEQEITEFINRLAAQMPSAQVQPVRQIVEGEARVFNKTRAALLASVALIILTSFLCVLATLTSSVLDRRKDFAVMKALGATQRTANLLFAGESAFMGAGGALLGYFAGIGVAALIGRINFQAGIEPRWSVFPAILLGSVVLTLVTAIVPITMLNRIQPAVILKGE; this comes from the coding sequence GCCGTGAGCACTGCGCTGCTCAACCTTTATGTTGATATGCAGGCCAAGCTGCACCGTGAATTTCGAAGCTACGGCCCCAATGTGGTCCTTTCGGCGAAAGAGGGCTCTTCCCTGCCGGCAGATGCGCTTGCCGTAGTTGATCGCGAGATTGCCAATCGGGGCACGGCTGTTCCGGTTACCTATGCAACTGCACGCACGCCTGATGGCTCATCGGTAGTGGTGGCAGCGGTTGACATGGAGCGCGCCCGCAAACTGAATACATGGTGGTCGGTGACGGCATGGCCCTCGGAGCCGAATTCAATACTGATAGGGGCGCGTGCATTGGAGGCACTCTCGCCTGAGGGCAAGCCCTTCGATCTCATTTTTGATGGACGCACGATGCACGTTTCCATTGCCGGCACGCTGCGTACCGGCGGCGCCGAAGACAGCCGTGTGTATCTTTCACAAAACGACTTCAGTGCCTGGACAGGATTGCAACCCTCGGTCATTGAGATCGGTGTAGTGGGAGGCGAGCAAGAGATCACGGAATTCATCAACAGGTTGGCAGCGCAGATGCCTTCGGCCCAGGTCCAGCCGGTGCGCCAGATCGTAGAAGGTGAGGCCCGGGTTTTTAATAAGACCCGCGCGGCCCTTCTGGCGTCGGTTGCGCTTATTATTCTGACTTCATTTCTGTGTGTGCTGGCGACGCTGACTTCTTCCGTGCTCGACCGGCGAAAAGATTTCGCCGTGATGAAGGCCCTGGGAGCGACGCAGCGCACGGCCAATCTGCTTTTTGCCGGGGAATCTGCCTTTATGGGCGCCGGCGGAGCTCTGCTGGGATATTTTGCCGGTATTGGAGTGGCTGCGCTGATTGGAAGAATCAATTTTCAGGCCGGCATCGAGCCACGCTGGAGCGTTTTTCCAGCAATACTGCTGGGCAGCGTCGTATTGACGCTGGTCACGGCCATCGTACCGATTACAATGCTGAATCGCATTCAACCGGCGGTGATTTTGAAAGGCGAGTAA
- a CDS encoding ATP-binding cassette domain-containing protein, with the protein MAIRIDNVSKLYPAKAEGGGVLRALDGVSLQVSTGEWLAVMGPSGSGKSTLVNIIGCLDRPTSGEILIGGENLAQYSTAQLDRFRAEKIGFIFQQFHLIPYLTALENVMLAQYFHSMTDEGEALAALERVGLRGRAQHLPAHLSGGEQQRVCIARALINDPQIILADEPTGNLDAQNEEIVLHLLRRFHNQGRTIVMVTHDPAVARLADRKVELHHGRIAEQETFKFSDEEQFDEVLEEIWTLKENGVPAEVGRMHVSGPLPVTIAVEKMKEMGLLLVLNGAQSENGHKEVLNRCHEMIYSESAKISEEQNLMVDFTPRGEQRAANIIRRHRLAERLFMETLHIENEAEVEQQACKFEHILSFEATDKICTFLGHPKTCPHGSPIPPGCCCTQARVANLQK; encoded by the coding sequence ATGGCAATCAGGATTGATAACGTCAGCAAACTCTATCCGGCGAAGGCCGAGGGCGGAGGCGTGCTCCGCGCTTTGGACGGGGTCTCACTGCAGGTGAGCACCGGAGAGTGGCTGGCGGTGATGGGGCCCTCAGGTTCGGGGAAATCAACCCTGGTCAACATTATTGGATGCCTCGACCGGCCCACATCGGGAGAAATTCTGATCGGCGGAGAAAACCTGGCGCAATATTCAACGGCACAGCTCGACCGCTTTCGTGCCGAGAAGATCGGGTTTATCTTTCAGCAGTTTCACCTGATCCCCTACCTCACGGCTTTGGAAAACGTGATGCTCGCGCAATACTTCCACAGCATGACCGATGAAGGTGAGGCCCTGGCCGCCCTGGAAAGAGTTGGATTGCGCGGACGGGCGCAGCATCTGCCGGCGCATCTCTCGGGCGGGGAGCAGCAGCGGGTCTGCATTGCGCGCGCTCTCATCAACGATCCGCAGATTATTCTGGCCGACGAACCTACCGGGAATCTGGATGCGCAAAACGAAGAAATCGTCCTGCACCTGTTGCGGCGATTCCATAATCAAGGCCGAACCATCGTGATGGTGACGCACGACCCGGCGGTAGCGCGGCTGGCAGACCGCAAAGTAGAGCTGCACCACGGCCGCATCGCCGAACAGGAGACCTTCAAATTTTCCGATGAAGAGCAGTTCGACGAGGTGCTGGAAGAGATTTGGACGCTCAAGGAAAACGGGGTGCCTGCCGAGGTTGGGCGCATGCACGTCTCCGGTCCGCTGCCGGTAACCATCGCTGTCGAAAAGATGAAAGAGATGGGGTTACTGCTGGTGCTGAACGGCGCACAATCTGAAAATGGCCACAAAGAAGTACTGAACCGCTGTCACGAGATGATTTATTCGGAGAGCGCAAAGATCAGCGAAGAGCAGAACCTGATGGTGGATTTCACTCCGCGCGGCGAGCAGCGAGCGGCAAACATTATCCGCCGGCACCGGCTGGCCGAGCGGCTGTTCATGGAAACCTTGCACATCGAGAACGAGGCTGAAGTCGAGCAGCAGGCATGCAAATTCGAGCACATTCTTTCTTTTGAAGCCACGGACAAGATCTGCACCTTTTTAGGGCACCCTAAGACTTGCCCGCATGGGAGCCCTATTCCTCCGGGCTGCTGCTGCACCCAGGCCAGAGTGGCAAACCTGCAGAAATAG